The Leucobacter chromiiresistens genome has a window encoding:
- a CDS encoding TetR/AcrR family transcriptional regulator yields MTAKGERAKSRVAESMLTLMQRQGFSGTGITEVVEHAGAPKGSLYFHFPDGKEGLGIAAVDLAAQRFAALIEEAAADRGPAEALRFAFGALTSLVRDSDYQLGCPVSVVTLEMGAESERLRDACAAAFASWIEPSARLLQSGGLAEAEAVRLATAVVASIEGAVILARAARSTQPLEATAEVLAQLVALRIAAAGERA; encoded by the coding sequence ATGACAGCCAAGGGCGAGCGAGCCAAATCGCGCGTAGCGGAATCCATGCTGACGCTGATGCAGCGTCAGGGGTTCTCGGGCACCGGAATCACCGAGGTCGTGGAGCACGCGGGAGCGCCGAAGGGATCCCTCTACTTCCACTTCCCCGACGGGAAGGAGGGCCTCGGCATCGCAGCGGTCGATCTCGCGGCGCAGCGATTCGCCGCGCTGATCGAGGAGGCGGCAGCGGATCGCGGTCCCGCCGAAGCGCTGCGGTTCGCCTTCGGCGCCCTCACCAGCCTGGTGCGCGACAGCGACTATCAGCTGGGCTGCCCGGTCTCGGTCGTCACCCTCGAGATGGGGGCGGAGAGCGAACGCCTGCGCGACGCGTGCGCCGCGGCCTTCGCCTCGTGGATCGAACCGTCCGCCCGACTGCTGCAGTCCGGCGGACTCGCGGAGGCTGAGGCGGTACGACTCGCGACCGCAGTCGTCGCCTCCATCGAGGGTGCCGTGATCCTCGCGAGAGCGGCGCGCAGCACGCAGCCGCTCGAAGCGACGGCGGAGGTGCTCGCGCAGCTCGTCGCCCTTCGGATCGCCGCCGCGGGGGAGCGAGCATGA
- the glsA gene encoding glutaminase A: MNLADDVRSYDLDALRERVLPETAGSVTESIPQLAEADPDLCGMALVAMDGAVRTSWQGEAAFSIQSAVKPFVFALALQDTDRAALERVGIEPTGEAFDAVKLESGTGRPPNPMVNAGALLTSSIVDGRDAGARSERIAAGLAAFAGRPLQVDEEVAAAEQRLGDRNLALAHLMRSEGTLRVEAEDAIGVYGRACATLVDAAALAVMGATLASGGVNPCTGERVVSPEVARDVISVMATCGVYDGSGRWMREVGVPAKSSVSGAIVLASPGLLGAAIFSPPLDDQGTSVRGHRASALLSADLGLHAFRVPR, encoded by the coding sequence ATGAACCTCGCCGACGACGTGCGCTCCTACGACCTCGACGCGCTGCGGGAGCGCGTCCTGCCGGAGACCGCCGGCAGCGTGACGGAGAGCATTCCGCAGCTCGCCGAGGCGGATCCCGATCTCTGCGGCATGGCCCTCGTCGCGATGGACGGCGCGGTGCGCACGAGCTGGCAGGGCGAAGCCGCGTTCAGCATCCAGTCGGCCGTCAAGCCGTTCGTGTTCGCCCTCGCGCTCCAGGACACGGATCGCGCTGCGCTCGAGCGGGTCGGCATCGAGCCCACGGGTGAAGCCTTCGACGCCGTCAAGCTCGAGAGCGGAACCGGTCGTCCGCCCAACCCGATGGTGAACGCCGGCGCGCTCCTGACGAGCTCGATCGTCGACGGCCGTGACGCGGGCGCGCGATCCGAGCGCATCGCGGCGGGCCTCGCTGCGTTCGCCGGGCGACCGCTGCAGGTGGACGAGGAGGTCGCGGCGGCCGAGCAGCGGCTCGGAGACCGCAACCTCGCACTCGCGCACCTGATGCGATCGGAGGGCACGCTGCGGGTCGAGGCGGAGGATGCGATCGGCGTGTACGGCCGCGCCTGCGCGACCCTGGTGGATGCGGCCGCCCTCGCCGTCATGGGCGCGACGCTCGCCTCGGGCGGCGTCAACCCCTGCACGGGCGAACGGGTCGTCTCCCCCGAGGTGGCGCGCGACGTGATCTCGGTGATGGCGACCTGCGGCGTGTACGACGGATCGGGGCGCTGGATGCGCGAGGTGGGGGTGCCGGCGAAGTCGAGCGTCTCGGGCGCGATCGTGCTCGCTTCGCCCGGACTGCTGGGCGCCGCGATCTTCAGCCCCCCGCTCGACGATCAGGGCACGAGCGTGCGGGGCCACCGCGCCAGTGCGCTGCTGAGCGCTGACCTGGGGCTCCACGCCTTCCGCGTTCCGAGGTGA
- a CDS encoding manganese catalase family protein, whose product MYFHRQELQHKATPDKPDAVYARKLQEVLGGQYGEITVALQYQFQAWNMHIPGKYRDLVFGIGAEEMGHVEMLAVMIAQLLEKSPLGIIDEAVQNDPTVAAVIGGTDVQQGIVAGAGARPVDSNGNPWMGSYITSSGNLLADFQANANAEMQGRVQVARLYHMTDDHGVRDLLGFLLARDTMHQNQWLAAAAELQAEGVESLPVPSNFPIGKEKRDVSYQYINFSDGAAASEGSWASGPTPDGLGEFSYHEAPEAGVPMPPPTHPDARFYGTTDVPNVVEKLAGRAQDALKKE is encoded by the coding sequence ATGTATTTTCACCGGCAAGAACTCCAGCACAAGGCCACTCCCGACAAGCCCGATGCGGTGTACGCACGCAAGCTGCAGGAGGTGCTCGGCGGGCAGTACGGGGAGATCACGGTCGCGCTGCAGTACCAGTTCCAGGCGTGGAACATGCACATCCCCGGCAAGTACCGCGATCTCGTCTTCGGCATCGGCGCCGAGGAGATGGGCCACGTCGAGATGCTCGCCGTGATGATCGCGCAGCTGCTCGAGAAGTCGCCGCTCGGCATCATCGATGAGGCCGTGCAGAACGACCCGACGGTGGCCGCGGTGATCGGCGGCACCGACGTGCAGCAGGGCATCGTCGCCGGCGCCGGCGCCCGGCCGGTCGACAGCAACGGCAACCCGTGGATGGGCAGCTACATCACGAGCAGCGGCAATCTGCTCGCCGACTTCCAGGCGAACGCGAACGCCGAGATGCAGGGGCGCGTGCAGGTCGCACGGCTCTACCACATGACCGACGATCACGGCGTGCGCGATCTCCTCGGCTTCCTGCTCGCCCGCGACACGATGCATCAGAACCAGTGGCTCGCCGCCGCTGCCGAGCTGCAGGCGGAGGGCGTGGAGTCGCTGCCGGTGCCGAGCAACTTCCCGATCGGCAAGGAGAAGCGCGACGTGTCGTACCAGTACATCAACTTCTCGGACGGCGCGGCCGCGAGCGAGGGCAGCTGGGCGTCGGGCCCGACGCCCGACGGGCTCGGCGAGTTCAGCTACCACGAGGCTCCTGAGGCCGGGGTGCCGATGCCGCCGCCCACCCATCCCGACGCGCGCTTCTACGGCACGACCGACGTGCCGAACGTGGTCGAGAAGCTCGCGGGCCGCGCGCAGGACGCGCTGAAGAAGGAGTAG
- a CDS encoding N-formylglutamate amidohydrolase, translating into MAATDLDLIPAGTVFTPAQIVHYADPDARTIDEAIGEADVLVSAPHAGAAIPEEVAEFLAPELTRRLQYDFSDVSTAAVVRRWAEIDPRIVAVVNPHPRLVRDPNRPKPSDPRADLAAAVERVRAAGPWQPVDLAGVDAIRPVTFSFFPILRIPETEAGVQRLVDTFAATAAQGVDVYERTRDELTDRFLEHGFAHGGSFTRLSFHDTMNTTTTRDGAVSVPRAEQDRLPSIVALSNRGDHRGEERDPEDPPTMPPERLRRLAAAHRAGFESADAASVLLNQPYLGSQEIRADGARFRRLVDAATDAGLRLGAVQAEFLREFLLGAAAAEALHEPGTDWIVEDEARVDALAQACKRSWDAFRDER; encoded by the coding sequence ATGGCGGCCACCGACCTCGACCTCATTCCCGCGGGAACCGTGTTCACGCCGGCGCAGATCGTGCACTACGCCGATCCCGATGCGCGCACCATCGATGAGGCGATCGGGGAGGCCGATGTGCTGGTGAGCGCCCCGCACGCGGGTGCGGCGATCCCGGAGGAGGTCGCCGAGTTCCTCGCGCCGGAGCTCACGCGCCGGCTCCAGTACGACTTCAGCGACGTGTCGACGGCCGCGGTGGTGCGGCGCTGGGCCGAGATCGATCCGCGCATCGTCGCCGTCGTGAACCCGCATCCGAGACTCGTGCGGGATCCGAACCGGCCGAAGCCCTCAGACCCCCGAGCCGATCTCGCGGCGGCGGTCGAGCGCGTCCGCGCGGCGGGGCCGTGGCAGCCGGTCGATCTCGCGGGCGTCGACGCGATCCGCCCGGTCACGTTCTCGTTCTTCCCCATCCTGCGGATCCCCGAAACGGAGGCCGGGGTGCAGCGGCTGGTCGATACGTTCGCGGCGACCGCCGCGCAGGGGGTCGACGTCTACGAGCGCACCCGCGACGAGCTCACCGACCGCTTCCTGGAGCACGGGTTCGCGCACGGCGGATCGTTCACGCGACTGTCGTTCCACGACACCATGAACACGACGACGACGCGTGACGGGGCCGTGTCGGTGCCGCGCGCCGAGCAGGATCGCCTCCCCTCGATCGTCGCGCTGTCGAATCGGGGCGATCACCGCGGCGAGGAGCGCGATCCCGAGGATCCGCCGACGATGCCGCCGGAGCGGCTGCGGCGGCTCGCGGCGGCGCACCGCGCCGGGTTCGAGAGCGCGGATGCCGCTTCCGTCCTGCTCAATCAGCCGTATCTCGGCAGCCAGGAGATCCGCGCCGACGGGGCGAGGTTCCGCCGGCTGGTCGATGCCGCGACGGATGCCGGTCTGCGGCTCGGGGCCGTGCAGGCGGAGTTCCTCCGGGAGTTCCTGCTCGGAGCCGCCGCCGCCGAGGCGCTGCACGAGCCGGGAACCGACTGGATCGTCGAGGACGAGGCCCGCGTCGACGCGCTCGCCCAGGCCTGCAAGCGCTCCTGGGATGCGTTCAGAGACGAGCGGTAG
- a CDS encoding anaerobic C4-dicarboxylate transporter, producing METVLFVSQLLVVLGCIVMGTRSSGVGLGLWGGTGVAILVFVFRLAPGSPPVDALLIVLVVVLASSMMQAAGGIDWMVSIAAKLIERSPRQITLVAPLVAFLFSVGAGTSNILYPLLPVIQDLAYRNGIRPSRPLSLSVVATGVALACSPVSAAMAAMVTLTDTAPWNFELIDILKVTIPAAIVGIVLSSIVVNRLGKDIADDPEIQARIAAGDLAAPHADAQAVRAAVTVTTAGRNAATVFLLGVAAIVVFGLVKGLRPLDAAGDPISMTPIIEVVMFVAGTLILLISRPKVADIPTMTVFKAGMVSAIALFGLAWLTDTFLSAHTDLIAGGVGGLVTAAPWVFALGIFLVCVLTTSQSTATRTIVPIGLAAGIPLGLLSGMWAGAFAGIYLLPTNGSQIAAANFDTSGSTKLGTKLIDHSFFVPTLVLAATTIAAGAAFGALWGG from the coding sequence ATGGAAACCGTGCTGTTCGTCTCTCAGCTGCTGGTGGTGCTCGGCTGCATCGTGATGGGCACCCGTTCGAGCGGCGTCGGCCTCGGCCTCTGGGGCGGCACGGGGGTCGCGATCCTCGTCTTCGTCTTCAGGCTCGCTCCCGGAAGCCCGCCGGTCGACGCCCTGCTGATCGTGCTCGTCGTGGTGCTGGCATCATCCATGATGCAGGCGGCAGGAGGCATCGACTGGATGGTGTCGATCGCCGCGAAGCTGATCGAGCGGAGCCCGCGGCAGATCACACTGGTCGCGCCGCTCGTCGCATTCCTGTTCTCCGTGGGTGCGGGCACCTCGAACATCCTCTACCCGCTGCTCCCCGTGATCCAGGATCTCGCCTACCGCAACGGGATCCGGCCGTCGCGCCCGCTGTCGCTGTCGGTCGTCGCGACGGGTGTGGCACTCGCCTGCAGCCCGGTCTCCGCTGCGATGGCGGCGATGGTCACGCTCACCGACACCGCGCCCTGGAACTTCGAGCTGATCGACATCTTGAAGGTCACCATTCCCGCCGCCATCGTGGGCATCGTCCTGTCGAGCATCGTGGTGAATCGACTCGGCAAGGACATCGCCGACGACCCCGAGATCCAGGCGAGAATCGCAGCGGGTGACCTCGCGGCCCCCCACGCCGACGCTCAGGCGGTGCGCGCCGCGGTGACCGTGACGACCGCCGGCCGTAACGCCGCCACCGTCTTCCTGCTCGGCGTCGCGGCCATCGTCGTCTTCGGCCTCGTCAAGGGTCTGCGTCCGCTCGACGCCGCAGGCGATCCCATCTCGATGACGCCGATCATCGAGGTCGTCATGTTCGTCGCGGGCACGCTGATCCTGCTGATCTCGCGCCCCAAAGTCGCCGACATCCCGACGATGACGGTGTTCAAGGCCGGCATGGTGTCGGCGATCGCACTGTTCGGCCTCGCGTGGCTCACGGACACGTTCCTCAGCGCCCACACCGACCTCATCGCGGGCGGCGTCGGCGGACTGGTGACGGCCGCGCCATGGGTGTTCGCCCTCGGCATCTTTCTCGTGTGCGTGCTCACCACCAGCCAGTCGACCGCGACCCGCACGATCGTGCCGATCGGCCTCGCGGCCGGCATTCCGCTCGGGCTGCTCTCGGGCATGTGGGCCGGAGCCTTCGCCGGGATCTACCTGCTGCCCACGAACGGCTCGCAGATCGCGGCGGCGAACTTCGACACCTCGGGCAGCACGAAGCTGGGCACGAAGCTCATCGACCACTCCTTCTTCGTGCCGACGCTCGTGCTGGCAGCCACGACCATTGCAGCGGGAGCGGCCTTCGGAGCCCTGTGGGGCGGCTAG
- a CDS encoding SDR family NAD(P)-dependent oxidoreductase, producing the protein MAFADKVAIVTGGGSGIGEATAKELAGHGVKVVVTDIKLDAAQRVVDEITSAGDEAVAIQGDTAQADDSRKAVEFAVETYGKLNYAFNNAGIGGPSAPTGELDLDGWNTVVGINLNGVAYGLRYQIPAILESGAAEGAIVNMASIHGTVAALGNSAYTATKHAVVGLTKNAAAEYGPAGLRINAVGPGYIDTPLLAGAPAEVKEGLIAKHPLGRLGRPEEIAKVVRFLLSDDASFVSGAYYLIDGGYTAV; encoded by the coding sequence ATGGCATTCGCAGACAAGGTTGCGATCGTCACGGGCGGCGGATCCGGCATCGGAGAGGCCACCGCGAAAGAGCTCGCGGGGCACGGCGTCAAGGTCGTCGTGACCGACATCAAGCTCGACGCCGCGCAGCGCGTGGTCGACGAGATCACGTCGGCCGGCGACGAGGCGGTCGCGATCCAGGGCGACACCGCGCAGGCCGACGACAGCCGCAAGGCCGTCGAATTCGCCGTCGAGACGTACGGCAAGCTCAACTACGCGTTCAACAACGCGGGCATCGGCGGCCCGTCCGCCCCCACCGGCGAGCTCGACCTCGACGGCTGGAACACGGTGGTCGGCATCAACCTGAACGGCGTCGCCTACGGCCTGCGCTATCAGATCCCGGCCATCCTCGAATCGGGAGCCGCCGAGGGCGCGATCGTCAACATGGCCTCGATCCACGGCACCGTCGCGGCGCTCGGCAACTCCGCCTACACCGCGACGAAGCACGCCGTGGTCGGGCTCACGAAGAACGCCGCCGCAGAATACGGCCCCGCCGGGCTGCGCATCAACGCGGTCGGCCCCGGCTACATCGACACCCCGCTCCTCGCCGGAGCGCCCGCCGAGGTGAAGGAAGGCCTGATCGCCAAGCACCCGCTCGGGCGCCTCGGCCGCCCCGAGGAGATCGCGAAGGTGGTGCGGTTCCTGCTCTCGGACGACGCCTCCTTCGTCTCGGGCGCCTACTACCTGATCGACGGCGGCTACACCGCCGTCTGA
- a CDS encoding alpha/beta fold hydrolase has product MTTDRPAPRHALVFGASGFVGRHLVLALAAAGARVTAAVRTAASQERLQRWLVEHGLHEHVGFTLADFHAPAIVHDEAAARTRITEIHNCAGTYRFGMSAAEAREANVGIVERIVDFAASLPKLERLVHISGYRVGGQDPASIPWPEEARARRYRRLGAYEASKVESDAVLQARARERGVPFTIVNPSSVIGHSLTGETDQLIGLASTVQQLWAGSTRALPGNDTTFLPVVTVDYLAAFMAAAATDARAVDQSYWVLDERTPPLPVMLADLAEHLGVAAPRLRVPVAVIKRLPRWATGADPETLTFLSADRYPTRSANELAERHGLRQPDVTTALQRWADYLAARRFDVSEAGAGAEDGPAAGPGARSVDSAGGVRSFALGRANASRLVLPGLPTNADTWAPIAADLDARVVDLPGIGLSGSAGRPGSVGQEWDRWLSAVVGERTVDLVGHSLGAAAAVMIADRHPDQVRSLTLVAPFFLQPAPRPAATQRLAVRPYLRFASAASLSRMLTGDRGAARLLASTAADLRRRGARAVARYLRQAASPAWREELRAMLDRYAGPVLIIVGERDPLDAALAPERARRSVVVGGAGHHPHLTHPEEAARLIADVVAAT; this is encoded by the coding sequence ATGACGACCGACCGCCCCGCGCCCCGCCACGCGCTCGTCTTCGGCGCCTCCGGCTTCGTCGGCCGGCACCTCGTGCTCGCGCTCGCCGCAGCCGGCGCGCGCGTCACCGCCGCGGTCCGCACTGCGGCCTCGCAGGAGCGGCTGCAGCGCTGGCTCGTCGAGCACGGATTGCACGAGCACGTCGGCTTCACCCTCGCCGACTTCCATGCGCCCGCGATCGTGCACGATGAGGCTGCGGCGCGCACCCGCATCACCGAGATCCACAACTGCGCCGGAACGTACCGGTTCGGCATGTCCGCAGCCGAAGCGCGCGAGGCGAACGTGGGCATCGTCGAGCGCATCGTCGACTTCGCCGCCTCGCTGCCGAAGCTCGAACGTCTCGTGCACATCTCGGGCTACCGGGTCGGCGGGCAGGATCCCGCGTCGATTCCCTGGCCCGAGGAGGCCCGGGCCCGACGCTATCGTCGGCTGGGGGCCTACGAGGCCTCGAAAGTGGAGTCGGATGCGGTGCTGCAGGCCCGCGCGCGCGAGCGCGGCGTACCCTTCACCATCGTCAATCCCTCGAGTGTCATCGGGCACAGTCTCACCGGGGAGACGGATCAGCTCATCGGCCTCGCCTCCACCGTGCAGCAGCTGTGGGCGGGGAGCACTCGGGCGCTGCCGGGGAACGACACGACCTTTCTGCCCGTCGTCACGGTCGACTACCTGGCCGCGTTCATGGCGGCCGCCGCCACCGATGCGCGGGCTGTCGATCAGTCGTACTGGGTGCTCGACGAGCGCACCCCTCCACTTCCGGTGATGCTCGCCGACCTCGCCGAGCATCTCGGCGTCGCCGCGCCGCGCCTGCGCGTGCCCGTCGCCGTGATCAAGCGTCTTCCCCGGTGGGCGACGGGCGCGGACCCGGAGACGCTCACCTTCCTCTCGGCCGACCGCTACCCGACCCGCTCGGCGAACGAGCTGGCCGAGCGCCACGGTCTGCGTCAGCCCGACGTCACCACTGCTCTGCAGCGGTGGGCCGACTACCTGGCGGCTCGCCGGTTCGACGTGTCGGAGGCGGGGGCGGGCGCGGAGGACGGGCCGGCTGCGGGCCCGGGTGCGCGCAGCGTCGACTCCGCGGGGGGCGTGCGCTCCTTCGCGCTCGGGCGCGCGAACGCCTCGAGGCTCGTGCTCCCGGGCCTGCCGACGAACGCCGACACGTGGGCGCCGATCGCCGCGGATCTCGATGCTCGGGTGGTCGACCTGCCCGGCATCGGGTTGAGCGGCTCGGCGGGGCGTCCGGGCTCGGTGGGGCAGGAGTGGGATCGCTGGCTGTCGGCGGTCGTCGGCGAGCGGACCGTCGACCTCGTGGGGCACTCGCTCGGCGCCGCCGCTGCCGTGATGATCGCGGACCGGCACCCGGATCAGGTGCGGTCGCTCACGCTGGTGGCGCCCTTCTTCCTGCAGCCCGCGCCCCGTCCCGCCGCGACGCAGCGGCTCGCCGTGCGACCGTATCTCCGGTTCGCATCGGCGGCTTCGCTCTCGCGGATGCTCACCGGGGATCGGGGCGCTGCGCGCCTCCTCGCCTCGACGGCCGCAGACCTCAGACGCCGCGGTGCGCGCGCCGTCGCGAGGTACCTGCGGCAGGCCGCCTCGCCCGCCTGGCGGGAGGAGCTGCGAGCGATGCTCGACCGCTACGCCGGCCCGGTGCTCATCATCGTGGGCGAACGGGATCCGCTCGACGCGGCTCTCGCGCCGGAGCGGGCGAGACGCAGCGTCGTCGTGGGAGGTGCCGGGCACCACCCCCATCTGACGCACCCGGAGGAGGCCGCCCGGCTCATCGCCGACGTCGTCGCAGCGACGTGA
- a CDS encoding TetR/AcrR family transcriptional regulator, with amino-acid sequence MPRRIDPAGRTAEIAAAALRILEREGLSHLSVRGVAAESGVAPVSLRRLFPTQQALREYCLELIQERATARIAALELEGRELAEALLAQLLPLDAERRLEIVAQVQLGVLALTDHFLRPAAQRLHDGVDRACSAAIGILDDSGRLHAARQPAFEATRLRALLDGIAMQGLWRGDAAAPADALTTLSRHLDELALPPPSPEQRRA; translated from the coding sequence ATGCCGCGGAGAATCGACCCAGCCGGCCGCACCGCCGAGATCGCCGCTGCGGCGCTGCGCATTCTCGAGCGCGAGGGGCTCAGCCACCTGTCGGTGCGCGGCGTCGCCGCCGAGAGCGGCGTCGCCCCGGTGTCGCTGCGCCGGCTCTTCCCGACGCAGCAGGCGCTCCGCGAGTACTGCCTCGAGCTCATCCAGGAGCGCGCGACGGCACGGATCGCCGCGCTCGAGCTCGAGGGCCGCGAACTCGCGGAAGCCCTGCTCGCGCAGCTCCTCCCCCTCGACGCGGAGCGCCGGCTCGAGATCGTCGCTCAGGTGCAGCTCGGCGTGCTCGCACTCACCGACCACTTCCTGCGCCCCGCGGCGCAGCGGCTCCACGACGGCGTCGATCGGGCCTGCAGTGCCGCCATCGGCATCCTCGACGATTCGGGCCGGCTCCACGCCGCACGACAGCCCGCCTTCGAGGCGACCCGGCTGCGCGCACTCCTCGACGGCATCGCGATGCAGGGCCTCTGGCGCGGTGACGCCGCCGCACCGGCGGACGCCCTCACAACGCTGTCGCGCCACCTCGACGAGCTCGCGCTGCCGCCTCCGTCGCCGGAGCAGCGCCGCGCGTGA
- a CDS encoding APC family permease, with protein sequence MTRDTEAGSPPTDAKLRRSVSGLLLFAFILGDVLGAGVYALMGVLSEEVGGMLWAPLLLALVLALLTAGSYAELVTKYPRAGGAAVFAERAFKKPVVSFLVGFCMLAAGVTSAAGLAIAFAGEYLQTFVQLPTTLVAILFLVLVALLNARGIRESLGANLVMTAVELSGLVIVIVVVGLLLGSGGGDVSRVMEGPEGTNTAVAVLGGAIIAFYSFVGFETSANMIEEVRNPTRTYPRALFASLAVAGLVYVLVGLASSIALPADELAASSGPLLAVVEASGSHIPSWVFSAIALVAVANGALLTMIMTSRLAFGMAEQGLLPAQLGRVLPRRSTPWVAILATTLVAALLTLVGDLATLAETVVLLLLFVFLSANVSVLVLRRDRVEHAHFKVWTFVPVLGIASCMMLMTQQSGTVWLFGAALIAVGVVLHLLARWGARRSGSAARQDG encoded by the coding sequence ATGACGCGTGACACCGAGGCCGGATCCCCTCCGACCGACGCCAAACTCCGCCGCTCCGTATCCGGCCTCCTGCTCTTCGCCTTCATTCTCGGAGACGTGCTCGGCGCCGGCGTCTACGCCCTCATGGGTGTGCTCTCCGAGGAAGTGGGCGGCATGCTCTGGGCGCCGCTGCTGCTCGCCCTGGTACTCGCACTGCTCACGGCCGGGTCGTACGCCGAGCTCGTGACGAAGTACCCGCGAGCGGGTGGCGCGGCCGTCTTCGCCGAGCGGGCCTTCAAGAAGCCCGTCGTCTCGTTCCTCGTGGGCTTCTGCATGCTCGCCGCCGGCGTGACGAGCGCCGCCGGCCTCGCGATCGCGTTCGCAGGGGAGTACCTGCAGACGTTCGTGCAACTGCCGACCACGCTCGTCGCGATCCTCTTCCTCGTGCTCGTCGCGCTGCTGAACGCGCGGGGAATCCGCGAATCGCTCGGCGCGAACCTGGTGATGACCGCCGTCGAGCTCAGCGGGCTCGTGATCGTCATCGTCGTCGTCGGGCTCCTGCTCGGCTCCGGCGGAGGCGACGTGTCGCGCGTGATGGAGGGGCCGGAGGGCACGAACACGGCGGTTGCGGTGCTCGGCGGCGCGATCATCGCCTTCTACTCGTTCGTCGGCTTCGAGACCTCGGCGAACATGATCGAAGAGGTGCGCAACCCGACGCGCACCTACCCGCGCGCGCTCTTCGCGTCGCTCGCCGTCGCCGGCCTCGTCTACGTGCTGGTCGGCCTGGCGAGCTCGATCGCGCTCCCCGCCGACGAGCTCGCCGCCTCGAGCGGTCCGCTGCTGGCCGTCGTCGAGGCATCCGGATCGCACATTCCGTCGTGGGTGTTCAGCGCCATCGCGCTCGTGGCCGTCGCGAACGGAGCGCTGCTGACCATGATCATGACGAGCCGCCTCGCCTTCGGCATGGCCGAGCAGGGCCTCCTCCCCGCGCAGCTCGGCCGTGTGCTGCCCCGGCGGAGTACGCCGTGGGTCGCGATCCTGGCGACGACCCTGGTCGCCGCGCTGCTCACGCTCGTCGGCGATCTGGCCACCCTCGCGGAGACGGTCGTGCTGCTGCTGCTCTTCGTGTTCCTGAGCGCGAACGTCTCCGTGCTGGTGCTGCGGCGCGACCGCGTCGAGCACGCGCACTTCAAGGTGTGGACGTTCGTGCCGGTGCTCGGCATCGCATCGTGCATGATGCTCATGACGCAGCAGAGCGGCACCGTGTGGCTCTTCGGAGCGGCCCTCATCGCCGTCGGCGTCGTGCTCCACCTGCTCGCCCGCTGGGGCGCTCGGCGCAGCGGTTCCGCGGCTCGGCAGGACGGCTGA
- a CDS encoding arsenate reductase ArsC, with amino-acid sequence MHSSTQRGDSSRPSVLFVCVHNAGRSQMAAAFLAHLAGGSIDVRSAGSAPASSLNPAAVAAMDEVGIDMSAAGPRVLTPEAVQESDVVITMGCGDTCPIFPGKRYEDWELDDPAGRGVEAVRPIRDAIRARVEALVVELTRGAAPATEAAARARRGGATAL; translated from the coding sequence ATGCACAGCTCGACGCAGAGAGGCGACTCGTCGAGGCCCTCTGTGCTCTTCGTATGCGTGCACAACGCCGGCAGGTCGCAGATGGCCGCAGCGTTCCTCGCGCACCTGGCGGGCGGTTCAATCGACGTGCGGTCGGCGGGCTCAGCCCCTGCCTCGTCGCTCAACCCGGCGGCGGTCGCCGCGATGGACGAAGTCGGCATCGACATGTCGGCCGCGGGCCCGCGCGTGCTGACGCCGGAGGCCGTGCAGGAGTCGGATGTGGTGATCACGATGGGGTGCGGCGACACCTGCCCGATCTTCCCCGGCAAGCGATACGAGGACTGGGAGCTCGACGACCCGGCCGGGCGGGGCGTCGAGGCGGTGCGCCCGATTCGCGACGCGATCCGAGCACGGGTGGAGGCGCTCGTCGTGGAGCTCACGCGCGGCGCTGCTCCGGCGACGGAGGCGGCAGCGCGAGCTCGTCGAGGTGGCGCGACAGCGTTGTGA